Proteins co-encoded in one Cyanobacteria bacterium QS_8_64_29 genomic window:
- a CDS encoding glyoxalase: protein MALHPQAALVTLASPQLEALVPFYRQLLAQDPHPYLPGRYAEFAVCGLRLGIFVPRASHRAEFSQSAGSGMSLCLEVASLEGAIACCERLGHPPPAPITEASHGRETYAYDPGGNRLILHQSL, encoded by the coding sequence ATGGCCCTGCACCCCCAAGCAGCGCTGGTAACGCTGGCGAGCCCTCAACTCGAGGCGCTGGTACCGTTCTACCGCCAGTTACTGGCCCAAGATCCCCATCCCTACCTACCCGGGCGGTACGCCGAGTTTGCCGTTTGCGGCCTGCGGCTGGGCATTTTTGTCCCCCGCGCTTCGCATCGGGCAGAATTCAGCCAATCCGCCGGGAGCGGCATGAGCCTGTGCCTGGAAGTTGCTAGTTTAGAGGGCGCAATCGCCTGTTGCGAGCGTTTGGGCCATCCGCCGCCTGCGCCCATTACGGAGGCTTCCCACGGTCGCGAGACCTACGCCTACGATCCGGGCGGGAATCGCCTCATCTTGCATCAGTCGCTTTAA
- the map gene encoding type I methionyl aminopeptidase: MGSDTIALLSNRELDKMRDAGRLAADLLDRLESMVAPGVTTLELNDEAERWTQAHGATSAPLGYHGFPKSICTSVNEVVCHGIPDAQQVLQDGDIINIDVTPILDGYHGDTSRTLLVGNPPEHARRLVETTRECLMQGIAAVEPEGRIGDIGAAIQEYAEARGFSVVRDFVGHGINRVFHTAPQVPHYGKRGKGKRLRPGMAFTIEPMINEGTHETEVFEGGWIAVTQDRKLSAQFEHTLAVTHSGVEILTRND, encoded by the coding sequence ATGGGAAGCGATACGATCGCACTGCTCTCCAACCGAGAACTGGATAAAATGCGCGACGCCGGGCGGCTGGCGGCCGATTTGCTCGATCGGCTCGAGTCCATGGTGGCCCCTGGCGTCACCACGCTCGAGCTCAACGACGAAGCCGAGCGTTGGACGCAAGCGCACGGCGCGACCAGCGCCCCGCTGGGCTATCACGGCTTCCCCAAATCCATCTGCACCAGCGTCAACGAAGTTGTCTGCCACGGCATCCCCGACGCCCAGCAGGTGCTGCAAGACGGCGATATCATCAACATTGACGTGACGCCCATTCTGGACGGCTATCACGGCGACACCTCGCGGACGCTTTTGGTCGGCAATCCGCCCGAGCATGCGCGGCGGCTCGTGGAGACGACGCGGGAGTGCCTCATGCAGGGCATTGCCGCGGTTGAACCGGAGGGCCGCATCGGCGACATTGGCGCTGCCATTCAAGAATACGCCGAGGCGCGCGGGTTTTCAGTGGTGCGCGACTTTGTCGGCCACGGCATCAACCGCGTCTTTCACACGGCCCCGCAAGTACCGCACTACGGCAAGCGCGGCAAGGGCAAGCGGCTCCGCCCCGGGATGGCCTTTACCATCGAGCCCATGATCAACGAAGGCACCCACGAAACGGAAGTGTTCGAAGGCGGCTGGATTGCGGTGACCCAAGATCGCAAGCTTTCGGCGCAATTCGAGCATACGCTTGCCGTTACGCACTCGGGGGTGGAGATCCTGACGCGCAACGATTGA
- a CDS encoding peptide-methionine (S)-S-oxide reductase gives MALFGKGKGATLPNPDEALPGRAEAMKVPAQHYVNGNRLEPPFPDGTELALFGMGCFWGAERVFWQQPGVYSTAVGYAGGYTPNPTYKEVCSGMTGHAEVVRIVYYPDRIGYQDLLKLFWENHDPTQGMCQGNDVGTQYRSGVYVYSPQQRQLAEASRAAYQRALYDAGQGDITTEIAEAPTFYYAEDYHQQYLAKNPWGYCGLGGTNVAFPQASLSELSA, from the coding sequence ATGGCACTATTTGGCAAGGGCAAGGGAGCAACGCTTCCCAATCCGGATGAGGCCCTCCCGGGGCGTGCCGAGGCAATGAAGGTGCCTGCCCAACACTACGTCAACGGCAATCGGCTCGAGCCACCCTTTCCGGACGGAACGGAGCTAGCTTTGTTTGGCATGGGCTGTTTCTGGGGCGCCGAGCGCGTCTTTTGGCAGCAGCCAGGCGTTTATTCCACGGCAGTGGGCTATGCTGGCGGTTACACGCCCAATCCCACCTACAAAGAAGTTTGCTCGGGCATGACCGGTCACGCCGAGGTGGTTCGCATCGTTTATTACCCTGATCGGATCGGCTACCAGGACCTGCTCAAGCTGTTTTGGGAAAATCACGATCCCACCCAAGGGATGTGCCAGGGCAACGACGTTGGCACGCAGTATCGCTCTGGCGTCTACGTTTACTCGCCGCAGCAGCGCCAGCTTGCCGAGGCTTCCCGGGCTGCCTACCAACGGGCCCTCTACGATGCCGGCCAAGGCGATATTACGACTGAGATTGCCGAGGCCCCCACGTTTTACTACGCCGAGGACTACCACCAGCAGTACCTGGCCAAAAACCCCTGGGGTTACTGCGGCCTGGGCGGCACGAACGTGGCCTTCCCGCAGGCAAGCCTGTCCGAGCTCAGCGCGTGA
- the def gene encoding peptide deformylase, which yields MSSAAILDKHNASAPPLPLHYLGDRVLRQSAKRIARVDKSTRQLAQDMLQTMHAESGIGLAAPQVGVNKRAIVIDCEPRNSATPPLVLINPQIQSYSPELCQMEEGCLSVPGVFLEVTRPQAIEVKFKDDSGRPRKLNASGLLARAIQHEIDHLEGVMFVDRVSNDLALTETLRKQGFSSRDVRPIEADR from the coding sequence ATGAGCTCTGCAGCTATCCTAGACAAGCACAACGCCAGCGCACCGCCGCTCCCGTTGCACTACCTGGGCGACCGGGTGTTGCGCCAGTCGGCCAAGCGCATTGCCCGCGTGGATAAAAGCACGCGCCAGCTGGCCCAGGACATGCTGCAAACCATGCACGCCGAGAGCGGCATCGGCCTGGCTGCCCCACAAGTTGGGGTCAACAAGCGGGCGATCGTCATTGACTGCGAGCCGCGCAACTCGGCCACACCGCCGTTAGTACTGATCAATCCCCAAATCCAGTCCTACAGCCCCGAGCTGTGCCAAATGGAGGAAGGGTGCCTGAGCGTACCCGGGGTTTTTCTCGAGGTCACGCGCCCGCAGGCCATCGAGGTCAAGTTCAAAGACGACAGCGGCCGGCCGCGCAAGCTCAACGCCTCCGGGCTACTGGCACGTGCGATCCAGCACGAGATCGATCACCTCGAGGGCGTGATGTTCGTCGATCGCGTCAGCAACGACCTCGCCCTAACCGAGACGCTGCGCAAGCAGGGCTTCTCCAGCCGCGACGTTCGCCCCATCGAGGCCGATCGCTAA
- a CDS encoding thiol:disulfide interchange protein: MSDFAPSDGTVRRSRWLRNALIALGAIAVSVALFASLRTEADSASLQAQAERSVPLEVATQNQKPTLVEFYANWCSSCQAMAGELDALRQTYGSRVDFVMLNVDSDKWLPEMLRYRVDGIPHFVFLDAAGEPQAQAVGEQPRPVLEANLQALAAGEPLPHRQASGSVSALQGPTESQQATPRSHGSRAQ, from the coding sequence ATGAGCGATTTTGCCCCCTCAGATGGGACCGTTCGCCGCAGCCGGTGGCTGCGCAATGCCCTGATTGCCTTGGGCGCGATCGCAGTAAGCGTTGCGCTATTTGCGAGCCTGCGAACCGAAGCCGACTCGGCCTCGCTGCAAGCCCAAGCCGAGCGCTCGGTACCGCTTGAGGTGGCAACTCAGAACCAGAAGCCCACGCTGGTGGAGTTCTATGCTAACTGGTGCAGCTCGTGCCAGGCGATGGCGGGCGAGCTGGATGCGCTCAGGCAAACCTACGGCTCGCGGGTGGATTTCGTCATGCTCAATGTCGATAGCGACAAGTGGTTGCCGGAGATGCTGCGCTACCGCGTCGATGGCATCCCGCATTTTGTGTTTCTGGACGCGGCTGGCGAGCCCCAAGCGCAGGCCGTAGGCGAGCAGCCGCGCCCGGTTCTGGAGGCCAACCTCCAGGCGCTAGCGGCCGGCGAGCCGCTGCCTCACCGCCAAGCCAGCGGCAGTGTCTCGGCCTTGCAAGGCCCGACCGAATCGCAGCAGGCCACGCCTCGCAGCCACGGCTCGCGCGCCCAGTGA
- a CDS encoding ferredoxin, producing the protein MKKRVTLTFPQSKVPMPVTYRLANDFNVATNIIRAQVAPNQVSKLVVELSGDIDALEAAIEWMGAQAIGVSLASREIFIDEDSCVDCGLCTGVCPTEALTLHPESFKLEFTRSRCIVCEQCIPTCPVQAISTNF; encoded by the coding sequence ATGAAAAAGCGCGTCACGCTTACCTTCCCGCAAAGCAAAGTCCCCATGCCGGTGACCTATCGGCTGGCCAACGACTTCAACGTCGCCACCAACATCATTCGCGCTCAAGTCGCGCCCAATCAGGTCAGCAAGCTCGTGGTCGAGCTCTCGGGGGACATTGACGCGCTCGAGGCCGCGATCGAGTGGATGGGGGCCCAGGCGATCGGCGTCTCGCTGGCTAGCCGCGAGATCTTCATCGACGAGGATAGCTGCGTTGACTGCGGCTTGTGCACCGGCGTTTGCCCCACCGAGGCGCTCACCCTCCACCCCGAAAGCTTCAAGCTCGAGTTCACGCGCTCGCGCTGCATCGTCTGCGAGCAGTGCATCCCCACTTGCCCGGTGCAGGCCATCTCGACCAATTTTTGA
- a CDS encoding valine--tRNA ligase has protein sequence MTATATRLTRQYDPFATEAKWQRIWEEQHAFETDPGASGSPYCIVIPPPNVTGNLHMGHAFNMTLLDVLVRYHRMRGDNALCLPGTDHASIAVQSILDKQLQAEGQSRHEIGRERFLERAWQWKQESGGQIVNQLKRLGLSADWSRERFTMDDGLSRAVRTAFIRLYRQGLIYRGKYLVNWCPATQSAVSDLEVESQQEQGKLWQFRYPLAHGEGALEVATTRPETMLGDTAVAVHPEDERYQHAIGKTIKLPIVAREIPVVADRAVDTSFGTGCVKVTPAHDPNDFELGQRHGLPLINIMNPDGTLNAQAGPYAGQNRFQAREGVVAQLEREGLLSCVEDYTYSVPYSDRGKVPIEPLLSTQWFVAIQPLAQQALESLDRDGEPRFVPERWRKVYRDWLVQLKDWCISRQLWWGHQIPAWYVVSETAGQIQDETPFIVADSETEARQQAQQQYGPEAELVRDPDVLDTWFSSGLWPFSTLGWPDETRDLAAFYPQPVLVTGFDIIFFWVARMTMLGRYFTGRIPFRDVYIHGLVRDENGKKMSKSAGNGIDPLLLMDKYGTDALRFTLVEKVTGAGQDISLEYDRGSDESASVEASRNFANKLWNAARFVALNLDERTPAQLGQPDPQALELADRWILTRFQRVARQTREALEDYRLGEAAKGLYAFAWGEFCDWYIELVKPRLRQPQDSASRAVAQQMLASVLDGLLRLLHPFMPHLSEEIWHTLTQSPQGTVLARQPYPDPAVIALPEPAPEPAAAAQPAAAAGAAALVALQVLAAVVAAIHSLLVVAPLLQLLGLGYTVWFAYRYLLWVQGRRELRARLGQLSRELIGQLQAVRSPAAKGEAAEPEATSELEAQFALILDTIRAIRNLRAEAGIAAGEGIPAILQSEDAGERAALEAGRAYIQNLAKVDELTVVGELASDPGQAIADVVGTVQVLVPLSGIADIPALRAKLEKNLNRVQGDVETLTARLNNPDFVSKAPESVVRGAREDLAEAQKQSAILQRRLARLQ, from the coding sequence ATGACTGCCACTGCAACGCGCTTGACCCGCCAATACGATCCCTTTGCCACCGAGGCCAAGTGGCAGCGGATTTGGGAAGAGCAGCACGCCTTCGAAACCGATCCCGGGGCCAGCGGATCGCCCTACTGCATCGTCATTCCCCCGCCCAACGTAACCGGCAACCTCCACATGGGGCATGCCTTCAACATGACCCTGCTGGATGTGCTGGTGCGCTACCACCGCATGCGCGGCGACAACGCCCTCTGCCTGCCTGGAACGGACCACGCCAGCATTGCCGTGCAATCCATTCTGGACAAGCAGCTGCAGGCCGAGGGGCAAAGCCGGCACGAAATCGGGCGCGAGCGCTTTCTGGAGCGCGCCTGGCAGTGGAAGCAGGAATCGGGCGGCCAGATCGTCAATCAGCTCAAGCGCTTGGGGCTCTCGGCGGATTGGTCCCGCGAGCGCTTCACCATGGATGATGGCCTCTCGCGGGCCGTGCGAACGGCCTTCATTCGCCTCTACCGGCAGGGGCTGATCTATCGGGGCAAATACCTGGTGAACTGGTGCCCGGCTACCCAGTCCGCCGTTTCCGACCTCGAGGTGGAGAGCCAGCAAGAGCAGGGCAAGCTCTGGCAGTTTCGCTATCCGTTGGCCCACGGTGAGGGCGCGCTTGAGGTGGCCACCACCCGCCCCGAGACCATGCTGGGGGATACGGCGGTCGCGGTTCACCCCGAGGACGAGCGCTACCAGCACGCCATCGGCAAGACCATCAAGCTACCCATCGTGGCGCGCGAAATCCCGGTGGTGGCGGATCGTGCCGTTGACACCAGCTTTGGCACCGGTTGCGTCAAAGTTACCCCTGCCCACGATCCCAACGACTTTGAGCTGGGGCAGCGCCACGGCTTGCCGCTCATCAACATCATGAACCCGGACGGGACGCTCAACGCCCAGGCCGGTCCCTATGCCGGGCAGAATCGCTTTCAGGCGCGCGAAGGGGTGGTGGCGCAGCTCGAGCGCGAGGGCCTGCTGAGCTGCGTGGAGGACTACACCTACAGCGTCCCCTACAGCGATCGCGGCAAGGTCCCCATCGAACCGCTGCTGTCGACCCAGTGGTTTGTCGCCATCCAGCCGCTGGCGCAGCAAGCGCTCGAGAGCCTGGATCGCGACGGCGAGCCGCGCTTTGTACCCGAGCGCTGGCGCAAGGTCTATCGCGATTGGTTGGTCCAGCTCAAGGACTGGTGCATCTCGCGCCAGCTGTGGTGGGGCCACCAGATCCCCGCTTGGTACGTCGTCAGCGAAACGGCCGGCCAGATCCAGGACGAAACGCCTTTTATCGTGGCCGATAGCGAGACCGAAGCGCGCCAGCAAGCGCAGCAGCAATACGGCCCCGAAGCCGAGCTGGTCCGCGACCCCGACGTGCTCGATACGTGGTTCTCCTCGGGGTTGTGGCCGTTTTCGACCTTGGGCTGGCCGGATGAGACCCGCGATCTGGCTGCGTTTTATCCCCAGCCCGTGCTGGTGACCGGGTTTGACATCATCTTTTTCTGGGTCGCCCGCATGACCATGCTGGGGCGTTACTTCACCGGCCGGATCCCGTTCCGGGATGTCTACATTCACGGCCTGGTGCGCGACGAAAACGGCAAAAAAATGTCCAAATCAGCGGGCAACGGCATCGATCCGCTGCTGCTGATGGACAAGTACGGCACGGATGCCCTGCGCTTCACGCTGGTGGAGAAGGTCACCGGTGCCGGCCAAGACATCAGCCTGGAATACGATCGCGGCAGCGACGAATCGGCCTCAGTCGAGGCCTCGCGCAACTTTGCCAACAAGCTCTGGAACGCTGCCCGTTTTGTGGCGCTCAATCTGGACGAGCGAACGCCCGCGCAGCTGGGGCAGCCGGATCCGCAGGCGCTAGAGCTCGCCGATCGCTGGATCCTGACCCGCTTCCAGCGGGTAGCGCGCCAAACCCGAGAGGCGCTCGAGGACTACCGCTTGGGCGAAGCCGCCAAGGGGCTATATGCCTTCGCGTGGGGCGAGTTTTGCGACTGGTACATCGAGCTGGTCAAGCCCCGGCTGCGGCAACCCCAAGACTCGGCCTCGCGCGCAGTGGCCCAGCAAATGCTGGCCAGCGTGCTGGATGGCTTGCTGCGGCTGCTGCATCCGTTCATGCCCCACCTCAGCGAAGAGATCTGGCACACGCTCACCCAGTCCCCCCAAGGCACGGTCCTGGCCCGGCAGCCCTATCCGGATCCGGCGGTGATCGCGCTCCCCGAGCCCGCCCCCGAACCTGCCGCGGCGGCGCAACCGGCCGCCGCTGCGGGGGCAGCGGCCCTGGTGGCACTGCAAGTGCTGGCAGCCGTCGTAGCTGCCATTCACAGCCTGCTGGTGGTGGCGCCCCTACTGCAGCTGCTGGGGCTGGGCTATACGGTGTGGTTTGCCTACCGCTACTTGCTCTGGGTGCAGGGGCGCCGCGAGCTGCGCGCGCGCCTGGGGCAGCTCTCGCGCGAACTCATCGGGCAGTTGCAAGCGGTGCGCTCGCCCGCAGCCAAAGGCGAGGCCGCCGAGCCCGAGGCAACCAGCGAACTGGAGGCGCAGTTCGCGCTCATCCTCGATACCATCCGCGCGATCCGCAACTTGCGGGCTGAGGCCGGTATTGCTGCCGGGGAAGGCATCCCCGCCATCTTGCAGAGCGAGGACGCCGGGGAGCGAGCCGCGCTGGAGGCCGGGCGCGCCTACATTCAAAATTTGGCCAAGGTGGATGAGCTGACCGTGGTGGGCGAGCTGGCATCGGATCCCGGCCAGGCGATCGCGGATGTGGTCGGCACCGTTCAGGTGCTGGTGCCGCTATCGGGCATCGCCGACATTCCGGCACTGCGCGCCAAGTTGGAGAAAAACCTCAATCGCGTCCAGGGCGATGTCGAGACGCTCACGGCGCGCCTCAACAACCCCGACTTTGTCAGCAAAGCGCCCGAGTCCGTGGTGCGCGGCGCCCGCGAGGACCTGGCCGAAGCCCAAAAGCAGTCTGCCATCCTGCAGCGGCGCTTGGCGCGCCTGCAGTAA
- a CDS encoding DUF3252 domain-containing protein yields MLLPGANVRITNPDDTYYRFEGVVQRVTDDRVGVQFSGGNWEHLVTFLPSELEEVTVPSSGKKQK; encoded by the coding sequence ATGCTGCTGCCTGGAGCCAACGTCCGCATTACCAATCCCGACGACACCTACTACCGCTTTGAAGGCGTGGTGCAGCGCGTCACCGACGATCGCGTGGGCGTGCAGTTTAGCGGGGGCAACTGGGAGCACTTGGTCACCTTTCTGCCCTCGGAGCTAGAGGAAGTGACGGTCCCATCCAGCGGCAAAAAGCAAAAGTAG
- a CDS encoding rod shape-determining protein RodA, which yields MSARSLSPSRWQQWQARLAPWRRLDWWLLGAVVLLTAWGGLTIRSVQGQGAYDWVQHWVTGAVGLAIALLLARSPYWLLQRVHWGGYALINLLLLAVMVAGTTVQGAQRWVAVGGLQFQPAEIAKLGIIVTLAALLHQRPARTLPAFLQALGVVAIPWGLVVLQPDLGTALVFGAIALGMLYWSGARPAWLALLVSPLAAALLFNLYLPGWFAWAALTVLLAWRSLPARAWAASATLALNYAAGELGRWLWELLEPYQQQRLLLFLHPERDPTGGGYQLIQSRIAIGAGKLWGQGLNDGTQTQLDFIPEQHTDFIFAAVGEELGFAGGLALLLVYWLIALRLVAIACRAPDRFGALLAVGFLTLVFFQVTVNIGMTVGLSPITGLPLPWMSYGSSALLVNFMALGLVESVAYHRQPRARWGRR from the coding sequence ATGTCGGCTCGCTCTCTGTCCCCCTCCCGCTGGCAGCAATGGCAGGCGCGCCTGGCCCCCTGGCGCCGCCTGGACTGGTGGCTGTTGGGCGCGGTCGTGCTGCTGACGGCCTGGGGCGGCTTGACGATCCGCAGCGTGCAGGGCCAGGGCGCTTACGACTGGGTCCAACACTGGGTCACTGGGGCTGTCGGGCTCGCGATCGCGCTGCTGCTGGCGAGATCGCCCTACTGGCTGCTGCAGCGCGTGCATTGGGGCGGCTACGCGCTCATCAACCTGCTGCTGCTGGCGGTTATGGTGGCGGGCACGACCGTTCAGGGCGCCCAGCGCTGGGTTGCCGTTGGCGGCCTGCAGTTCCAGCCGGCCGAGATTGCCAAGCTCGGGATCATCGTGACGCTGGCGGCCCTGCTGCACCAGCGACCGGCCAGGACGCTGCCGGCCTTTTTGCAGGCGCTGGGGGTGGTGGCGATTCCTTGGGGCCTGGTCGTCCTGCAGCCCGATCTGGGCACGGCCCTGGTCTTTGGCGCGATCGCGCTGGGCATGCTCTACTGGAGCGGCGCTCGCCCGGCGTGGCTGGCGCTGCTGGTGTCGCCGCTGGCGGCTGCACTGCTGTTCAACCTCTACCTGCCGGGGTGGTTCGCGTGGGCAGCGCTGACTGTGCTGTTGGCGTGGCGGAGCTTGCCCGCGCGGGCTTGGGCGGCTAGCGCCACCTTGGCGCTCAACTACGCCGCCGGCGAGCTCGGCCGCTGGCTGTGGGAGTTGCTAGAGCCCTACCAGCAACAGCGGTTGCTGCTGTTTTTGCACCCAGAGCGGGATCCCACCGGCGGCGGCTACCAACTGATCCAGTCGCGCATTGCCATCGGCGCAGGCAAACTCTGGGGCCAGGGCCTCAATGACGGTACCCAAACCCAGCTGGATTTCATCCCCGAGCAGCACACCGACTTCATTTTTGCTGCCGTGGGCGAAGAGTTGGGGTTTGCGGGCGGCTTGGCCTTGCTGCTGGTGTATTGGCTGATTGCGCTGCGCCTGGTGGCCATCGCCTGCCGGGCACCGGATCGCTTTGGGGCGCTGCTGGCGGTCGGGTTTTTAACGCTGGTGTTTTTCCAGGTCACGGTCAACATTGGCATGACCGTCGGGCTCTCGCCCATCACCGGCTTGCCGCTGCCCTGGATGAGCTATGGCAGCTCGGCCTTGCTGGTCAACTTTATGGCCCTGGGGCTGGTGGAGTCGGTGGCTTACCACCGGCAGCCGCGAGCGCGCTGGGGGCGGCGCTAG
- a CDS encoding sodium:proton antiporter, whose protein sequence is MPDTNAVIEALRPVQDPEIKKSLVDLDMIRDVRIEGGQVSFKLVLTTPACPLKDFIVEECQNAVKQLPEVENVDVEVTSETPQQKSVPDKKAVEGVKNIIAISSGKGGVGKSSVAVNVAVSLAQKGAKVGLLDADIYGPNAPSMLGLADAQVMVRQDEQGNEVLEPAFNYGVKLVSMGFLIDADQPVVWRGPMLNGVIRQFLYQVQWGELDYLIVDMPPGTGDAQLTLAQAVPMSGAAIVTTPQAVSLMDARRGLKMFEQLGVPILGLIENMSYFIPPDLPDRQYDLFGSGGGDKAAQELNVALLGCIPLELALRERGDTGMPIVISDPDSASAQALSAIAQQVAASVSVAALT, encoded by the coding sequence ATGCCCGATACCAACGCCGTTATTGAAGCCCTCCGCCCCGTCCAAGATCCCGAGATTAAAAAGAGCCTGGTCGATCTGGACATGATCCGCGATGTTCGGATTGAGGGGGGCCAAGTCAGCTTCAAGCTGGTGCTGACCACACCCGCTTGCCCGCTAAAAGACTTCATCGTCGAGGAGTGCCAAAACGCCGTCAAGCAACTGCCCGAGGTGGAGAACGTGGATGTCGAGGTGACCTCGGAGACGCCGCAGCAAAAATCGGTGCCAGACAAGAAAGCGGTCGAGGGGGTCAAAAACATCATTGCCATCTCCAGCGGCAAAGGCGGGGTAGGCAAGAGCTCGGTTGCCGTCAACGTTGCCGTTTCGCTGGCGCAAAAAGGGGCCAAAGTGGGGCTGCTCGATGCCGATATCTACGGCCCGAACGCCCCGAGCATGCTGGGGCTAGCCGATGCCCAGGTCATGGTGCGCCAGGACGAGCAGGGCAACGAAGTGCTGGAGCCAGCCTTCAACTATGGGGTCAAGTTGGTCTCCATGGGCTTTCTCATTGACGCCGACCAGCCGGTGGTTTGGCGCGGCCCCATGCTCAACGGCGTCATCCGCCAGTTTCTGTACCAGGTGCAGTGGGGCGAGCTGGATTATCTGATCGTGGACATGCCGCCCGGCACCGGCGATGCCCAGCTCACGCTAGCCCAGGCAGTGCCCATGTCGGGCGCTGCCATCGTGACCACCCCGCAGGCGGTCTCGCTCATGGATGCCCGGCGCGGCCTCAAAATGTTCGAGCAGCTGGGCGTTCCCATCTTGGGCCTGATCGAGAACATGAGCTATTTCATTCCGCCGGATTTGCCCGATCGGCAGTACGATTTGTTCGGCTCGGGCGGCGGCGACAAAGCGGCGCAAGAGCTCAACGTGGCGCTACTGGGCTGCATCCCGCTGGAGCTGGCGCTGCGCGAGCGGGGCGACACGGGCATGCCCATCGTCATCTCCGATCCGGACTCGGCCTCGGCTCAGGCCCTGAGCGCGATCGCTCAGCAGGTGGCAGCCAGCGTCTCGGTTGCGGCCTTAACCTAG
- a CDS encoding oxygen-dependent coproporphyrinogen oxidase encodes MADPSASSQTAPQPGPPPTDSKQRVSQFLYRLQDEICQALERLDGRGQFGEDSWTREDGGGGRSRVMKGGAALEQGGVNFSEVMGDRLPPSILQQRPEAEENPFYVTGLSSVLHPRNPFIPTVHFNYRYFEAGPIWWFGGGADLTPYYPCAADAAHFHRTLKQACDAHHPHYYPAFKRWCDEYFYIKHRQEMRGVGGIFFDYQDGCRPLYQGPDPDGEAARYSNSLGELAPRHWEALFAFVSECARAFLPSYEPIVQARRQQPYGERERNFQLYRRGRYVEFNLVYDRGTIFGLQTGGRTESILMSLPPLVRWEYGYAPEPGTPEAELYQTFLHPQDWVHWET; translated from the coding sequence ATGGCAGACCCGAGCGCTTCGTCCCAAACGGCCCCCCAACCCGGCCCACCCCCTACCGATTCCAAGCAGCGGGTGAGCCAGTTCCTCTACCGGCTCCAGGATGAGATTTGCCAGGCACTGGAGCGGCTCGATGGCCGGGGCCAGTTCGGCGAAGATAGCTGGACCCGCGAAGACGGCGGCGGCGGCCGCTCTCGGGTCATGAAAGGTGGTGCCGCCCTCGAGCAAGGCGGCGTCAACTTCTCCGAGGTCATGGGCGATCGCCTGCCGCCCTCCATCCTGCAGCAGCGGCCTGAGGCCGAGGAGAACCCCTTTTACGTCACCGGCCTCTCCTCGGTGCTGCACCCGCGCAACCCCTTTATCCCCACCGTGCACTTCAACTATCGCTACTTCGAGGCCGGCCCCATCTGGTGGTTCGGCGGCGGGGCGGATCTGACCCCCTACTATCCCTGTGCTGCCGACGCCGCGCACTTTCACCGCACCCTCAAACAGGCCTGCGACGCCCACCACCCGCATTACTACCCGGCTTTCAAGCGCTGGTGCGACGAGTACTTCTACATCAAGCACCGCCAGGAGATGCGCGGGGTGGGCGGCATCTTTTTCGACTACCAGGATGGGTGCCGGCCGCTGTACCAGGGGCCCGATCCGGACGGGGAGGCAGCCCGCTACAGCAACAGCCTGGGTGAGCTAGCGCCCCGCCATTGGGAGGCGCTCTTTGCGTTTGTCAGCGAGTGCGCCCGCGCGTTCCTGCCCAGCTACGAACCCATCGTGCAGGCACGCCGACAGCAGCCTTACGGCGAGCGGGAGCGCAACTTTCAGCTCTACCGGCGCGGGCGCTATGTGGAGTTCAACTTGGTCTATGATCGCGGCACTATTTTTGGCCTCCAGACCGGCGGTCGCACCGAGTCGATTTTGATGTCGCTACCGCCGCTGGTGCGCTGGGAGTACGGCTACGCGCCCGAGCCGGGCACCCCCGAGGCCGAACTCTACCAGACGTTTTTGCATCCTCAAGATTGGGTCCACTGGGAGACCTGA